A genomic window from Terriglobia bacterium includes:
- a CDS encoding DUF421 domain-containing protein: MLSHMFVLGLPVLEKVLRPVIVYAFLVISLRLAGKRELAQLNPFDLVVLLTLSNTVQNAIIGDDNSVTGGIIGASALLLINALVVRFLYNHRKLDEFVEGSPDILIEDGKVRTRNLRRELITIAELEAAAHRQGFESLSDVQQCVLEPGGTLVFIGKKPQPDEKRHLELLARLDQLTAELTRKRGGEPAASH, encoded by the coding sequence ATCCTGAGCCACATGTTTGTCCTGGGGCTACCCGTGCTGGAGAAGGTCTTGCGCCCGGTAATCGTCTACGCCTTTCTGGTGATCAGTCTGCGCCTCGCCGGAAAGCGGGAGCTCGCCCAGCTCAATCCCTTCGACCTGGTCGTCCTGCTGACGCTTTCCAATACCGTGCAGAATGCCATCATCGGCGACGACAACAGCGTGACCGGAGGGATTATCGGCGCTTCGGCGCTGCTCCTGATCAACGCCCTGGTCGTCCGCTTTCTCTATAATCACCGCAAGCTCGATGAATTCGTCGAAGGTTCCCCGGACATCCTGATCGAAGACGGCAAGGTGCGCACCCGCAACCTCCGCCGCGAGCTCATCACCATCGCCGAACTTGAAGCCGCCGCACACAGACAGGGATTCGAATCCCTCTCCGATGTTCAGCAGTGCGTCCTGGAACCCGGCGGGACCCTGGTATTCATCGGGAAGAAGCCGCAGCCCGACGAGAAGCGGCACCTCGAACTGCTGGCGCGGCTGGACCAATTGACGGCGGAGTTGACGCGCAAGCGCGGGGGAGAGCCCGCGGCATCCCACTGA